A window of the Harmonia axyridis chromosome 5, icHarAxyr1.1, whole genome shotgun sequence genome harbors these coding sequences:
- the LOC123680333 gene encoding elongation of very long chain fatty acids protein 7 isoform X1, producing MLQALACIKVPLVNMAALLDNSTSFYDYLFEEISDPRVKDWLLMKNPSGILTIVAAYLYFVFIFGPKYMKNREPFKLTYILVPYNFLQMLLSAYIMFEHLDSSWLRHYSWKCQPVDYSWTPHAMRVARGVHLYHLAKVSELLDTVFFVFRKKNEQITFLHVYHHTMMSLVTWGITKYIAGGQITLIAVFNSFVHIIMYFYYMVAACGPQYQKYLWWKKYITTIQLLQFVFTFFHSLQVLFYDCGYPKSALFITIPNSLLFYFLFSDFYFKKYNKSSSSKQKLLASESESRIKANGFKKH from the exons ATGCTACAAGCTTTGGCTTGTATTAAG GTCCCTTTAGTCAACATGGCTGCTCTACTTGACAATTCCACCAGTTTCTACGATTacttgtttgaagaaatttcag ATCCCAGAGTGAAAGATTGGCTCTTGATGAAAAACCCTTCTGGAATATTGACAATAGTGGCAGCCTATCTATATTTCGTATTTATATTCGGACCAAAGTATATGAAAAACAGGGAACCTTTCAAGCTGACATACATCCTGGTTCCTTACAACTTCTTGCAAATGTTACTCAGTGCATATATTATGTTTGAA caTTTAGACAGTTCTTGGTTGAGGCATTACAGTTGGAAATGCCAACCTGTGGATTATTCCTGGACTCCTCATGCCATGAGG GTTGCTAGAGGGGTTCATCTGTACCATCTAGCGAAAGTCAGCGAATTGTTGGACACAGTATTCTTcgtttttaggaaaaaaaatgaGCAAATTACATTCCTCCACGTCTACCACCACACCATGATGAGCCTTGTTACGTGGGGCATCACCAAGTACATTGCTGGAGGACAGATTACTCTCATTGCTGTCTTCAATTCTTTCGTCCACATCATAATGTATTTTTACTATATGGTAGCTGCTTGCGGGCCCCAATACCAAAAGTATTTGTGGTGGAAGAAATATATTACCACCATACAGTTG cTCCAGTTCGTTTTTACTTTCTTCCATTCGCTCCAAGTCCTCTTCTACGATTGCGGTTATCCAAAGTCAGCATTATTTATAACGATTCCAAATAGTCTTCTGTTCTACTTCCTATTTTctgatttctatttcaaaaaatacaacAAGAGTAGCAGTTCAAAGCAAAAATTACTTGCAAGTGAGTCAGAGTCAAGAATCAAAGCAAATGGTTTcaagaaacattga
- the LOC123680333 gene encoding elongation of very long chain fatty acids protein AAEL008004 isoform X2, translated as MAALLDNSTSFYDYLFEEISDPRVKDWLLMKNPSGILTIVAAYLYFVFIFGPKYMKNREPFKLTYILVPYNFLQMLLSAYIMFEHLDSSWLRHYSWKCQPVDYSWTPHAMRVARGVHLYHLAKVSELLDTVFFVFRKKNEQITFLHVYHHTMMSLVTWGITKYIAGGQITLIAVFNSFVHIIMYFYYMVAACGPQYQKYLWWKKYITTIQLLQFVFTFFHSLQVLFYDCGYPKSALFITIPNSLLFYFLFSDFYFKKYNKSSSSKQKLLASESESRIKANGFKKH; from the exons ATGGCTGCTCTACTTGACAATTCCACCAGTTTCTACGATTacttgtttgaagaaatttcag ATCCCAGAGTGAAAGATTGGCTCTTGATGAAAAACCCTTCTGGAATATTGACAATAGTGGCAGCCTATCTATATTTCGTATTTATATTCGGACCAAAGTATATGAAAAACAGGGAACCTTTCAAGCTGACATACATCCTGGTTCCTTACAACTTCTTGCAAATGTTACTCAGTGCATATATTATGTTTGAA caTTTAGACAGTTCTTGGTTGAGGCATTACAGTTGGAAATGCCAACCTGTGGATTATTCCTGGACTCCTCATGCCATGAGG GTTGCTAGAGGGGTTCATCTGTACCATCTAGCGAAAGTCAGCGAATTGTTGGACACAGTATTCTTcgtttttaggaaaaaaaatgaGCAAATTACATTCCTCCACGTCTACCACCACACCATGATGAGCCTTGTTACGTGGGGCATCACCAAGTACATTGCTGGAGGACAGATTACTCTCATTGCTGTCTTCAATTCTTTCGTCCACATCATAATGTATTTTTACTATATGGTAGCTGCTTGCGGGCCCCAATACCAAAAGTATTTGTGGTGGAAGAAATATATTACCACCATACAGTTG cTCCAGTTCGTTTTTACTTTCTTCCATTCGCTCCAAGTCCTCTTCTACGATTGCGGTTATCCAAAGTCAGCATTATTTATAACGATTCCAAATAGTCTTCTGTTCTACTTCCTATTTTctgatttctatttcaaaaaatacaacAAGAGTAGCAGTTCAAAGCAAAAATTACTTGCAAGTGAGTCAGAGTCAAGAATCAAAGCAAATGGTTTcaagaaacattga
- the LOC123680334 gene encoding elongation of very long chain fatty acids protein-like produces the protein MSGLMHMVVSNYNELLDAKKDPLVDSWLFMKSPLPVLSFLVIYLVFVLKIGPDYMRNRKPFELKGLMIAYNAYQVVFSVWLCCQAFYVKNAVPYLLNHTCRNPAPNKEFQEALSRGAWWYFFSKITELLDTVFFVLRKKQSQVTFLHVYHHSITMVGSWGYLKFLPGEQGVVIGFLNSLVHIVMYSYYLIAALGPRFQKYLWWKKYMTWIQLSQFCIMLAYLVFIIVMDCKLPKGLTLFFFTNVVIFLYLFSDFYIKAYKRPRKLLKTVVPTVEEHKENNITQEKKKL, from the exons ATCCTTTGGTGGACTCCTGGTTGTTTATGAAATCTCCCCTGCCAGTACTGTCGTTCCTAGTAATATACCTcgtttttgtattgaaaataggTCCAGATTATATGAGAAACAGAAAACCATTCGAATTGAAAGGTTTGATGATTGCTTACAACGCCTATCAAGTAGTGTTTAGTGTGTGGCTTTGTTGTCAAGCTTTCTATGTTAAAAATGCGGTGCCATATCTACTGAATCATACCTGCAGAAACCCTGCACCTAACAAGGAATTCCAAGAAGCA ctGTCAAGAGGAGCTTGGTggtattttttctccaaaataaCAGAGCTGCTTGACACTGTATTTTTTGTGTTGAGGAAGAAGCAGTCACAAGTTACATTCTTACACGTTTATCACCACTCAATAACCATGGTTGGATCTTGGGGCTATTTGAAATTTCTGCCAG GTGAACAAGGAGTTGTAATTGGTTTTCTGAATTCCTTGGTGCACATTGTTATGTACTCCTATTACTTGATAGCAGCGTTAGGCCCTAGATTCCAGAAATATCTTTGGTGGAAGAAATATATGACCTGGATACAATTA AGTCAATTCTGCATCATGCTGGCCTACCTAGTGTTCATCATCGTTATGGACTGCAAGTTACCAAAAGGATTAACCTTATTCTTCTTCACAAATGTGGTCATCTTCCTTTACCTATTCAGCGACTTCTACATCAAGGCTTACAAGAGGCCGAGAAAACTTTTGAAAACAGTTGTTCCTACAGTAGAAGAACATAAGGAAAACAATATAACTCaagaaaagaaaaagttatGA